CTAGGGTCTTGACTTAATAGTGATTAAATTTAGTAGGTCAAAACCCGCTAATAtctaacaaaatttgaatcaacTTAAGTACAACTCATCAATCCGTTAgcatttttactttaaaaaattgaatagacTGAACTAAGCTTTGAACATTTAGTACCGATTGAATCGACTAGATTTAATTACttcgattttattttctttcaatcacAACTAGCACAGCTACTTTTAAAGTAGAACATTGACTTCAAAACTTGATTCCattggttttcttttcctccaaCATTGATTCTATCTCAATGTTAGCAGGAAAAGCTGATGGAAAATGACTTCAATGTTATTCTTCCCGATGGCATTGGTTTACgaattgaaaatgaaggtGAAGGAACTGGATCATCGTGGGCGGAGTAGGTCGTCGGCGAAGATGGTGGGGAGCTGGCTATTTTCCTCGTCTTCCTCGTCTTCGATGGATCGGCGGGGGAGATGGAGAGGCTCTAAGTGATGGGGAGATGGGGCAGTCTCCGCCGGAAGGTCATAATTGGAAGCAAAACTGCTCAAATTGATTGCATTATGAGCGGAGGTGGAGGCTGAGACAGAGATGGAGGAGTTGTTGGAGTATGCGGGCTGCATCTGCACTCCCACTTGCGGTGGCTGTGAGTTCTGAATTGCACTTGCAAATGCCAACCTGCTGCTTATTAATTGACTTTGAACCGCCGCAAGCTCCGCCTGCAGAGATGCCACctgaaattcataaatatatttcaattttaatttttctaaatatttttcgaaacaattcttagaaataatacTGAAAGCTTgattaataatttacaaaaacagaaaatatttttgaaaaattcaaatttatccAAATTAATGTGTTTAAAGtagtataaaaatttattcaagtatataatttataaatatatttttttttcatgattataattttattaaaattttgcgTAAATATCTTGGTTATTGGTAAGGAagcaacaacaaaatttacGAACTTATCTATAATTTGTCTTGAAAAATATgtatcaataaataatatgttatcaaatattgttagtttaaaaaatcaaaggaaaagaagacctGTTGTTGAAGGGCAAGTACAGTTGAGACACAGCCATAGACAGGGTCGGAGAGTCTAGCCTGAGCTTCATAAGAAATGGTAACGACGGCGTCGTTTCGGCGACTGAGCGGAATATGCAGCAGGAGCTTCGATACATTACTTGCTCCAAACACCTTATGCACGGCGGCAAAGCGAGCAACGCCCTGATCGGAGGCGAAATGAGGTGCAAAGATGCAGCCATTGACGCATTTTCTACGGAGAAACTTGCAGGCACCACAGGGAGCAGTGGCAGCCCCGATGTCGGTAGGGGTGGTGGAGGTGGTGTCGGTGTTGGCAGCGGAGGAGGTACGTTTGCCAAGGTCTTTCCGGCGAGGGAATTGGTGATCAGCATCAGCCATGTGAAGGCAATGAAGAAGGAATTATTGTAGGGATTGGTTTTATAAAGAGAGAGGGCCACGTTAGTCTCGTGGGAAAGGTTGGCGAAAATGAGGAAGTTTCTTTTGAATAATCGCTTTCTAGAGACGTTATGAATGGGTTGGTGAAGGGAGGGAAATGTGAAGAGCGGGGTGGTGTGAGATGCACGTGCAAAGGGAgtgacttcttcttcttctctctctctctctctctatctctaaTATAACGTTTAGTTTTCCATTCCTTAAAAGTTAGATGATATAATGATGAAGAAATGACCACAAGGTTTGTGCTGTCCTTGACGTGTGGGATGGATGATCATTGAGTTTGGGCAACCTTTATATACAATACGAAAATTAACACTACCTTCCAATATTTTCGGATTGGTTAGATTGGTAATTCAAATGACTTGATATTGTTTTACAGCTCAATCTAACCTTCTATTTTAAGTTGAGTTGTCGAGTGTCTCATGATGGGCATTGTGAGGAGTGTGATATAAAAGGAATCGATATAGAATTAGTCAAGCTAGGTAGGTTGGATTTTGTCCAATAACCCACTTAAGGTCATGCTCACACCACGAAGCCCACAACTTACACTCGACCTAGACACACTGCAGCAGTCCATAACCGAATAACCTCTGCGACCCAAATGCACACGGTCAGGAAACACAATTCGCCACGCTCACACATGACTAGAAGTCCGCGCCTCAACTCGGTTCATGACCCGTGCGCGTCATCTCCCCCTAGCGACACGTGTCATTGTCTGTAATCGCTGACTCCTTGGCTTACGCGGCAACGTTAACGGCTTGATGGCTCTACGGCTAAAAATCCAGCTATCCAGCATGGCTTGGTATAGACAATTTGATACCATCCCCTACGTTTTTTTACTATCACGAAGCTGAAATTGACTTTATTTAAGGCTATAAGATCAATATGATGTTCGATTGCTTAAATTCAAGTTGAATGAAGTTAGAAAATGTGAATTGTTAACAAAATCATATCGATATTCTCATAAGAAAACACTTGGACGATACTTGAAACAACTTTGAGGGATGAAATCATGCATTCGATTTTAGGGAGAACATTGACAAAGTCATCCAAGTAAGTAGCCTtactattgacatggttataattttttttttctatatgatgacacgtgtccCGTGGGTCTATACGTGTCATATGTTTGATAGGTGCGagatgtttatgaaatgacatatctatgatatgactatgatatgatgtgttggtgatataatatattttatgatatgatatgtttgacgATGTTGtacatgttatgatatgatttatGGTATTATACGTGCGTAATATGATATGGTATGTTGAAGGATATGTTATatgcatgatatgatataacaCGATGTATGACAGGCATGATACATAGTAAATATGTTTTGACATGACATACAACCCCGAACTATGTTTTAAAGTTATGTTATAAaaaagatatgatatgaaacaaaatggaAGGGGTTGTTTTATATGGtttcataaatgaaaaatgttgggacctcatgcatcatTGTATCTTACATGCGTTGGGGAATTATCCCctttatgatgagtacggacgcgtatgttatggaaagaaaaaatgatcattgtatttatcataatgctaCAACGGTAACTATTCCTACCGAGTGTTTGACAATAGCACCATAGAATGCTAGCCCGACCAGGCAAGGGGCCCAAGAGGTGTGCGAATCGACTAGtggtccatactcgcacataTGGGCCGAGTGTAGAATAGTAAATGCACATCCAATGACCCATTAGGATAGTTACCTAAGAGAATacgattttaaatgatagatcccattcatgattgcatgtgtttgcatccAGCACCAATAGTGGAAtcatttactaaatatttcttaaaaatactaaagccacgtgctacttctattttccaggtaaaggcaagacaccctGCACGGTTGACGGCGACATCACAACTTTAAAgactatgacacatgcatagggtaatCGTATTTAATTTCGTAAACTATAGGTAAGTATAGGATAtttctgttttatttgtacttatgtctatttttaattttaagttgttttgttttaaagaccttttattaaacatgtaagtccatgacaatgTTTGATGAATATGTTTCAAATGATTAATTCCGCATAAAACGGTTAAGTTATGTACATGGTAGCAACTTTAGGTTAGTAAAAATCTAGCTCGTTACAGTTGATATTAGAGCTCTAGGTTATAAATTCTATAGACTAGCCTACTAGGTAGGTTTGGCATGTTCCATGATCCCACCGTCGATGCCTCGTCATTGTCAGGTATGTCATGCATaagataagaagaaaaaaaaaaaaattttcttccattgtGTATACTATGACTGCTTACTATTATATTAATGATTGTAGTATGATGGTTGACTTAATTGTATGTTTATATGCTTGCCAAATTGTCTACTTATGATGATATGTAATATGATGCGAATTACTATAGTGAATAGTAGACTTGAGGAAAAcaacatttattttagaagCATGCCGTCTAGAGGAAGTCGAGGAAGAGGACGACCCCCTATTAGAGAAAGGGGTAGAGGTGAAGGAAGCCGACCTTGCGAGGGCTCAGTAACTTGTACAGATGTAGCTGTGTCACGGGTGAATATGATGTGTGAATCATTCCATGTCATGATGCAAACAATAGTGGCCACCCAACAAGCCAATAGCTCGCAATACATACGAGGGTCAAGATAGTTATGAGATTTCAAGCGGTATGTCCCGCGTACCTTCAGCAGGACTGCTGGAGACCCAACAGAGGCACAGGTATGCTATCGTCAATGGAGACGATTTTCTTATTAATGGATTGCCCAGATGATCAAAAGGTGTCCTTTGCATCATTCATGCGGAAAGAAGACGCAAAATTGTGGTAGATGGATAACCAAGAAATTCTTAGCCTCGATGGAAGTGCAATACCATGGTCTTGCTTCAAAGAGGTATTCTTGAAGCAATATTACCCAAAGGTAGTCCGGCTCagaaaacaacaagagttcaCCCATCTGACCCAGGGTGTACGTTCTGTGGACGACTACGCGAGGGAATTCATGAGGTTGAAGCAATTTGCGCCGTCATTAGTggatataaaactaaaaatgcCTGAGAGGTTCGTCATAGGCTTGAATTCAGAATGGTGGAAGTCATAGATCCTACCATGTATGAAGCTAACTTGAGGGCAGCTAAAGCCATGGAAAAACCTAGAGAAGAGGTAGGTCGAGAGTGAGTCGTCACGATCGGCCACAAACGATGGTACAAATAGATAAACTCACATCGACAACCACCGGCACATAAAGCTTGATACGCTGATAGACACCCTCCTCAATATGCAAACAAATATCCTAGAGACCAAGAAAGAGGCCAAGAAGGTGAGAAACCACTGTGTCGTGAATGTGGGAAACAACACTGGGGCAGATGTATGGTTAGATCTAGGACTTGTTTTCGGTTTGGTCACGAAGGTCACATTGTTAAATACTGTATTGCGAAGAGGATAAAAAACCTCGTCGATCCACCAAGAAGCCCAGGTGGAGCAAAGAGACCTATGTAGACCCGCTATTAGGTAAGGGCATATGCATCCACCAGTAGGGACGCTAACAAATCGGACACAGTGGTGAGAGGTACACTATCCATCATGGGACATTACACTTTAACGATATTTGATTTAGACTCTATGTGTTCATTCATATATGTGTCATTTGTTAGTCAAACAGGGTTTGAACTAGAACCTCTATTGAGTGTGTTACTATTAGTACCCAGCGGGGTAGACTTAATTGCTAGAGATAGAGTAAAAGATGGGCAAGTAATAGTAGCAGGACAAACTTTAAGCGTAGACCTGATAGTTGTTAGCATGACAGATTTTGACGTAATACTATGGATGGATTGGTTAGCTGACAAACTATGTTAGTATATATTGTTATAAGAAGAATGTAGTATTCTCATTGCCATCACGATCCAGTTTTAAGTTTAAGAGCGCATGTACTAGAGTTACCCCTAAACTATTTTCGATGATGAAGGCCAAAAGACTAATNNNNNNNNNNNNNNNNNNNNNNNNNNNNNNNNNNNNNNNNNNNNNNNNNNNNNNNNNNNNNNNNNNNNNNNNNNNNNNNNNNNNNNNNNNNNNNNNNNNNNNNNNNNNNNNNNNNNNNNNNNNNNNNNNNNNNNNNNNNNNNNNNNNNNNNNNNNNNNNNNNNNNNNNNNNNNNNNNNNNNNNNNNNNNNNNNNNNNNNNNNNNNNNNNNNNNNNNNNNNNNNNNNNNNNNNNNNNNNNNNNNNNNNNNNNNNNNNNNNNNNNNNNNNNNNNNNNNNNNNNNNNNNNNNNNNNNNNNNNNNNNNNNNNNNNNNNNNNNNNNNNNNNNNNNNNNNNNNNNNNNNNNNNNNNNNNNNNNNNNNNNNNNNNNNNNNNNNNNNNNNNNNNNNNNNNNNNNNNNNNNNNNNNNNNNNNNNNNNNNNNNNNNNNNNNNNNNNNNNNNNNNNNNNNNNNNNNNNNNNNNNNNNNNNNNNNNNNNNNNNNNNNNNNNNNNNNNNNNNNNNNNNNNNNNNNNNNNNNNNNNNNNNNNNNNNNNNNNNNNNNNNNNNNNNNNNNNNNNNNNNNNNNNNNNNNNNNNNNNNNNNNNNNNNNNNNNNNNNNNNNNNNNNNNNNNNNNNNNNNNNNNNNNNNNNNNNNNNNNNNNNNNNNNNNNNNNNNNNNNNNNNNNNNNNNNNNNNNNNNNNNNNNNNNNNNNNNNNNNNNNNNNNNNNNNNNNNNNNNNNNNNNNNNNNNNNNNNNNNNNNNNNNNNNNNNNNNNNNNNNNNNNNNNNNNNNNNNNNNNNNNNNNNNNNNNNNNNNNNNNNNNNNNNNNNNNNNNNNNNNNNNNNNNNNNNNNNNNNNNNNNNNNNNNNNNNNNNNNNNNNNNNNNNNNNNNNNNNNNNNNNNNNNNNNNNNNNNNNNNNNNNNNNNNNNNNNNNNNNNNNNNNNNNNNNNNNNNNNNNNNNNNNNNNNNNNNNNNNNNNNNNNNNNNNNNNNNNNNNNNNNNNNNNNNNNNNNNNNNNNNNNNNNNNNNNNNNNNNNNNNNNNNNNNNNNNNNNNNNNNNNNNNNNNNNNNNNNNNNNNNNNNNNNNNNNNNNNNNNNNNNNNNNNNNNNNNNNNNNNNNNNNNNNNNNNNNNNNNNNNNNNNNNNNNNNNNNNNNNNNNNNNNNNNNNNNNNNNNNNNNNNNNNNNNNNNNNNNNNNNNNNNNNNNNNNNNNNNNNNNNNNNNNNNNNNNNNNNNNNNNNNNNNNNNNNNNNNNNNNNNNNNNNNNNNNNNNNNNNNNNNNNNNNNNNNNNNNNNNNNNNNNNNNNNNNNNNNNNNNNNNNNNNNNNNNNNNNNNNNNNNNNNNNNNNNNNNNNNNNNNNNNNNNNNNNNNNNNNNNNNNNNNNNNNNNNNNNNNNNNNNNNNNNNNNNNNNNNNNNNNNNNNNNNNNNNNNNNNNNNNNNNNNNNNNNNNNNNNNNNNNNNNNNNNNNNNNNNNNNNNNNNNNNNNNNNNNNNNNNNNNNNNNNNNNNNNNNNNNNNNNNNNNNNNNNNNNNNNNNNNNNNNNNNNNNNNNNNNNNNNNNNNNNNNNNNNNNNNNNNNNNNNNNNNNNNNNNNNNNNNNNNNNNNNNNNNNNNNNNNNNNNNNNNNNNNNNNNNNNNNNNNNNNNNNNNNNNNNNNNNNNNNNNNNNNNNNNNNNNNNNNNNNNNNNNNNNNNNNNNNNNNNNNNNNNNNNNNNNNNNNNNNNNNNNNNNNNNNNNNNNNNNNNNNNNNNNNNNNNNNNNNNNNNNNNNNNNNNNNNNNNNNNNNNNNNNNNNNNNNNNNNNNNNNNNNNNNNNNNNNNNNNNNNNNNNNNNNNNNNNNNNNNNNNNNNNNNNNNNNNNNNNNNNNNNNNNNNNNNNNNNNNNNNNNNNNNNNNNNNNNNNNNNNNNNNNNNNNNNNNNNNNNNNNNNNNNNNNNNNNNNNNNNNNNNNNNNNNNNNNNNNNNNNNNNNNNNNNNNNNNNNNNNNNNNNNNNNNNNNNNNNNNNNNNNNNNNNNNNNNNNNNNNNNNNNNNNNNNNNNNNNNNNNNNNNNNNNNNNNNNNNNNNNNNNNNNNNNNNNNNNNNNNNNNNNNNNNNNNNNNNNNNNNNNNNNNNNNNNNNNNNNNNNNNNNNNNNNNNNNNNNNNNNNNNNNNNNNNNNNNNNNNNNNNNNNNNNNNNNNNNNNNNNNNNNNNNNNNNNNNNNNNNNNNNNNNNNNNNNNNNNNNNNNNNNNNNNNNNNNNNNNNNNNNNNNNNNNNNNNNNNNNNNNNNNNNNNNNNNNNNNNNNNNNNNNNNNNNNNNNNNNNNNNNNNNNNNNNNNNNNNNNNNNNNNNNNNNNNNNNNNNNNNNNNNNNNNNNNNNNNNNNNNNNNNNNNNNNNNNNNNNNNNNNNNNNNNNNNNNNNNNNNNNNNNNNNNNNNNNNNNNNNNNNNNNNNNNNNNNNNNNNNNNNNNNNNNNNNNNNNNNNNNNNNNNNNNNNNNNNNNNNNNNNNNNNNNNNNNNNNNNNNNNNNNNNNNNNNNNNNNNNNNNNNNNNNNNNNNNNNNNNNNNNNNNNNNNNNNNNNNNNNNNNNNNNNNNNNNNNNNNNNNNNNNNNNNNNNNNNNNNNNNNNNNNNNNNNNNNNNNNNNNNNNNNNNNNNNNNNNNNNNNNNNNNNNNNNNNNNNNNNNNNNNNNNNNNNNNNNNNNNNNNNNNNNNNNNNNNNNNNNNNNNNNNNNNNNNNNNNNNNNNNNNNNNNNNNNNNNNNNNNNNNNNNNNNNNNNNNNNNNNNNNNNNNNNNNNNNNNNNNNNNNNNNNNNNNNNNNNNNNNNNNNNNNNNNNNNNNNNNNNNNNNNNNNNNNNNNNNNNNNNNNNNNNNNNNNNNNNNNNNNNNNNNNNNNNNNNNNNNNNNNNNNNNNNNNNNNNNNNNNNNNNNNNNNNNNNNNNNNNNNNNNNNNNNNNNNNNNNNNNNNNNNNNNNNNNNNNNNNNNNNNNNNNNNNNNNNNNNNNNNNNNNNNNNNNNNNNNNNNNNNNNNNNNNNNNNNNNNNNNNNNNNNNNNNNNNNNNNNNNNNNNNNNNNNNNNNNNNNNNNNNNNNNNNNNNNNNNNNNNNNNNNNNNNNNNNNNNNNNNNNNNNNNNNNNNNNNNNNNNNNNNNNNNNNNNNNNNNNNNNNNNNNNNNNNNNNNNNNNNNNNNNNNNNNNNNNNNNNNNNNNNNNNNNNNNNNNNNNNNNNNNNNNNNNNNNNNNNNNNNNNNNNNNNNNNNNNNNNNNNNNNNNNNNNNNNNNNNNNNNNNNNNNNNNNNNNNNNNNNNNNNNNNNNNNNNNNNNNNNNNNNNNNNNNNNNNNNNNNNNNNNNNNNNNNNNNNNNNNNNNNNNNNNNNNNNNNNNNNNNNNNNNNNNNNNNNNNNNNNNNNNNNNNNNNNNNNNNNNNNNNNNNNNNNNNNNNNNNNNNNNNNNNNNNNNNNNNNNNNNNNNNNNNNNNNNNNNNNNNNNNNNNNNNNNNNNNNNNNNNNNNNNNNNNNNNNNNNNNNNNNNNNNNNNNNNNNNNNNNNNNNNNNNNNNNNNNNNNNNNNNNNNNNNNNNNNNNNNNNNNNNNNNNNNNNNNNNNNNNNNNNNNNNNNNNNNNNNNNNNNNNNNNNNNNNNNNNNNNNNNNNNNNNNNNNNNNNNNNNNNNNNNNNNNNNNNNNNNNNNNNNNNNNNNNNNNNNNNNNNNNNNNNNNNNNNNNNNNNNNNNNNNNNNNNNNNNNNNNNNNNNNNNNNNNNNNNNNNNNNNNNNNNNNNNNNNNNNNNNNNNNNNNNNNNNNNNNNNNNNNNNNNNNNNNNNNNNNNNNNNNNNNNNNNNNNNNNNNNNNNNNNNNNNNNNNNNNNNNNNNNNNNNNNNNNNNNNNNNNNNNNNNNNNNNNNNNNNNNNNNNNNNNNNNNNNNNNNNNNNNNNNNNNNNNNNNNNNNNNNNNNNNNNNNNNNNNNNNNNNNNNNNNNNNNNNNNNNNNNNNNNNNNNNNNNNNNNNNNNNNNNNNNNNNNNNNNNNNNNNNNNNNNNNNNNNNNNNNNNNNNNNNNNNNNNNNNNNNNNNNNNNNNNNNNNNNNNNNNNNNNNNNNNNNNNNNNNNNNNNNNNNNNNNNNNNNNNNNNNNNNNNNNNNNNNNNNNNNNNNNNNNNNNNNNNNNNNNNNNNNNNNNNNNNNNNNNNNNNNNNNNNNNNNNNNNNNNNNNNNNNNNNNNNNNNNNNNNNNNNNNNNNNNNNNNNNNNNNNNNNNNNNNNNNNNNNNNNNNNNNNNNNNNNNNNNNNNNNNNNNNNNNNNNNNNNNNNNNNNNNNNNNNNNNNNNNNNNNNNNNNNNNNNNNNNNNNNNNNNNNNNNNNNNNNNNNNNNNNNNNNNNNNNNNNNNNNNNNNNNNNNNNNNNNNNNNNNNNNNNNNNNNNNNNNNNNNNNNNNNNNNNNNNNNNNNNNNNNNNNNNNNNNNNNNNNNNNNNNNNNNNNNNNNNNNNNNNNNNNNNNNNNNNNNNNNNNNNNNNNNNNNNNNNNNNNNNNNNNNNNNNNNNNNNNNNNNNNNNNNNNNNNNNNNNNNNNNNNNNNNNNNNNNNNNNNNNNNNNNNNNNNNNNNNNNNNNNNNNNNNNNNNNNNNNNNNNNNNNNNNNNNNNNNNNNNNNNNNNNNNNNNNNNNNNNNNNNNNNNNNNNNNNNNNNNNNNNNNNNNNNNNNNNNNNNNNNNNNNNNNNNNNNNNNNNNNNNNNNNNNNNNNNNNNNNNNNNNNNNNNNNNNNNNNNNNNNNNNNNNNNNNNNNNNNNNNNNNNNNNNNNNNNNNNNNNNNNNNNNNNNNNNNNNNNNNNNNNNNNNNNNNNNNNNNNNNNNNNNNNNNNNNNNNNNNNNNNNNNNNNNNNNNNNNNNNNNNNNNNNNNNNNNNNNNNNNNNNNNNNNNNNNNNNNNNNNNNNNNNNNNNNNNNNNNNNNNNNNNNNNNNNNNNNNNNNNNNNNNNNNNNNNNNNNNNNNNNNNNNNNNNNNNNNNNNNNNNNNNNNNNNNNNNNNNNNNNNNNNNNNNNNNNNNNNNNNNNNNNNNNNNNNNNNNNNNNNNNNNNNNNNNNNNNNNNNNNNNNNNNNNNNNNNNNNNNNNNNNNNNNNNNNNNNNNNNNNNNNNNNNNNNNNNNNNNNNNNNNNNNNNNNNNNNNNNNNNNNNNNNNNNNNNNNNNNNNNNNNNNNNNNNNNNNNNNNNNNNNNNNNNNNNNNNNNNNNNNNNNNNNNNNNNNNNNNNNNNNNNNNNNNNNNNNNNNNNNNNNNNNNNNNNNNNNNNNNNNNNNNNNNNNNNNNNNNNNNNNNNNNNNNNNNNNNNNNNNNNNNNNNNNNNNNNNNNNNNNNNNNNNNNNNNNNNNNNNNNNNNNNNNNNNNNNNNNNNNNNNNNNNNNNNNNNNNNNNNNNNNNNNNNNNNNNNNNNNNNNNNNNNNNNNNNNTGTGGTAGTAAGAGTTGAGTGTCAAAAATGGTTCTAATGGGAAGACCCAAGAGCTTGCAACACTCTTAAGAGCAAAGAGGTCAAATAGATAGCCAGAAGGCCTCCTCCCAACACTGCATCAACCCTCATCTCTCTCCTTGGCAAACTTACAAGCGCCCATAGCAGCCCTCCTACCAACAGCCCCAATGTCTCCATCACGTACGGGTCAGCCGGGATGGCCACCGGCTCAGGATACTTCTTCCATGAAGCGCTGACAAGGGACATCCCAAGGCCGAACAGCGTACTGAAGATGGGGCCGGCGTAGCAGCCGGAGATGGCTATTTGGGCGCCTCGCTGCCCGCCGTTCAAGGACACGGTCACATTGGAAACTAAATCCCCAAGAGAGTTTCCCCAAGCCAGGAAGGTCAGTCCTAGAATTGAAGGGCTTATGCCCATTATGTAGCCAAGTGAAACCAATAGCCCTACCAGTTCCTGAGCTATAATATAACTCCATGTTAAACTCATGGTGAACCCAGCTGCAAGCCATGGGAACAGCCACTTCTTTGGTGGGCTTGAATTCTCAGTTGTCACAAATGCAACAATTCCAAAACTAACTCCGACCAGCAAGGCGACGATGCAGATGATTACGTTCGACCGAGACATATCGATCTGGTGGTGAAATGCCCATAGAAAAGCTAAGAGAATGGGAGCTAATGTCACTGAAGCAACTGCATACAATCTACACCAGTTTTCTTCAGCAATAGTGGGAATTGTCAGCCTTCTAGGCAAGTAAAGAGGAATCTCAAGAAGGCGaaggaaaaaaacacaagaagGCGAAAAACTAGGACAAAAACAGACATCGTATACGTCGATTCTAACACCGTCGTCGTTGTCGTCATCGTCATTTTGGCCCTCAGACTCATCCTTTGGTGGCTCTTTCAAAAGGGGTTGGAAAATATCCCTCCTCAAACTCAGCCATTGGGCATGGGAGACATAAACAACCAAAACATAAACAAGATACATGGAAGAAAAGGCAAGGGAACCCCACAGATTGATATGTCCATGAagcaatataaaaaaaacagacaaaagaaccaagaggaagaacaaaacatctcTAATGAAGGCAACCCTATTAACCTTAATCCGTCGAAAACGCAGCAAAATGCTTATGATTCCGACAACGACGCAGGTAACAAACGAGGCTCCACCAAGAACAGTATTCAAGCCAATATCAGTAGTTCCATCTCCCATGAAAGCAACAAGGCTGGAAAAAACATCAGGTGCGCCATTCCCCAAAGAAAGCAGAGTAACACCAGCAATTGTTGGGGATAGATTCAACAATTTCGACAAACTCTCAAGGGAAGAGCAAAAGTATTCAGAAGCAGTGTTACCCAAAAGATAGAACAACACAAGAAGCCACAGAAACAACAGAGTATAGCCCAGAATGCTAAAACTTCCATACTGACAATAGAAAACATAAAGATAATCTATATAGCCTTGGGTGTTACAAGGGTTGTTGGATTTAAGAACAGAGCACTTAGCTTCAAAGTCAGGTAGACCAATAAAATTCCGGCAATCTTCCTGAGCAGTGCCATGGAGTTTTCTGAAGCTCTTGTTAAGAACACGGAATTGGGTTTCTTCTGGATAGTGAAATCGAATCGCTAAAAAAGCACAAGCCAGTGAGAGAAACGAGAGattcaagaaaataacaaaacccTTCTGTTTGAAGAGAGAAACTAAGAAACCCATTANNNNNNNNNNNNNNNNNNNNNNNNNNNNNNNNNNNNNNNNNNNNNNNNNNNNNNNNNNNNNNNNNNNNNNNNNNNNNNNNNNNNNNNNNNNNNNNNNNNNNNNNNNNNNNNNNNNNNNNNNNNNNNNNNNNNNNNNNNNNNNNNNNNNNNNNNNNNNNNNNNNNNNNNNNNNNNNNNNNNNNNNNNNNNNNNNNNNNNNNNNNNNNNNNNNNNNNNNNNNNNNNNNNNNNNNNNNNNNNNNNNNNNNNNNNNNNNNNNNNNNNNNNNNNNNNNNNNNNNNNNNNNNNNNNNNNNNNNNNNNNNNNNNNNNNNNNNNNNNNNNNNNNNNNNNNNNNNNNNNNNNNNNNNNNNNNNNNNNNNNNNNNNNNNNNNNNNNNNNNNNNNNNNNNNNNNNNNNNNNNNNNNNNNNNNNNNNNNNNNNNNNNNNNNNNNNNNNNNNNNNNNNNNNNNNNNNNNNNNNNNNNNNNNNNNNNNNNNNNNNNNNNNNNNNNNNNNNNNNNNNNNNNNNNNNNNNNNNNNNNNNNNNNNNNNNNNNNNNNNNNNNNNNNNNNNNNNNNNNNNNNNNNNNNNNNNNNNNNNNNNNNNNNNNNNNNNNNNNNNNNNNNNNNNNNNNNNNNNNNNNNNNNNNNNNNNNNNNN
This region of Cucurbita pepo subsp. pepo cultivar mu-cu-16 unplaced genomic scaffold, ASM280686v2 Cp4.1_scaffold000388, whole genome shotgun sequence genomic DNA includes:
- the LOC111785152 gene encoding LOB domain-containing protein 20-like; amino-acid sequence: MADADHQFPRRKDLGKRTSSAANTDTTSTTPTDIGAATAPCGACKFLRRKCVNGCIFAPHFASDQGVARFAAVHKVFGASNVSKLLLHIPLSRRNDAVVTISYEAQARLSDPVYGCVSTVLALQQQVASLQAELAAVQSQLISSRLAFASAIQNSQPPQVGVQMQPAYSNNSSISVSASTSAHNAINLSSFASNYDLPAETAPSPHHLEPLHLPRRSIEDEEDEENSQLPTIFADDLLRPR
- the LOC111785151 gene encoding cation/calcium exchanger 2-like; its protein translation is MGFLVSLFKQKGFVIFLNLSFLSLACAFLAIRFHYPEETQFRVLNKSFRKLHGTAQEDCRNFIGLPDFEAKCSVLKSNNPCNTQGYIDYLYVFYCQYGSFSILGYTLLFLWLLVLFYLLGNTASEYFCSSLESLSKLLNLSPTIAGVTLLSLGNGAPDVFSSLVAFMGDGTTDIGLNTVLGGASFVTCVVVGIISILLRFRRIKVNRVAFIRDVLFFLLVLLSVFFILLHGHINLWGSLAFSSMYLVYVLVVYVSHAQWLSLRRDIFQPLLKEPPKDESEGQNDDDDNDDGVRIDVYDVCFCPSFSPSCVFFLRLLEIPLYLPRRLTIPTIAEENWCRLYAVASVTLAPILLAFLWAFHHQIDMSRSNVIICIVALLVGVSFGIVAFVTTENSSPPKKWLFPWLAAGFTMSLTWSYIIAQELVGLLVSLGYIMGISPSILGLTFLAWGNSLGDLVSNVTVSLNGGQRGAQIAISGCYAGPIFSTLFGLGMSLVSASWKKYPEPVAIPADPYVMETLGLLVGGLLWALVSLPRREMRVDAVLGGGLLAIYLTSLLLRVLQALGSSH